In one window of Pseudomonas chlororaphis subsp. chlororaphis DNA:
- the thiO gene encoding glycine oxidase ThiO, whose amino-acid sequence MAKQQQVVIVGGGVIGLLTAFNLASAGQQVVLLERSNVGQESSWAGGGIVSPLYPWRYSPAVTALAHWSQDFYPQLAERLFATTGVDPEVHTTGLYWLDLDDEAEALAWARREQRPLSAVDISVAHDAVPVLGGGFSRAIYMADVANVRNPRLVKSLKAALSALPAVTLHEQCEVSGFIREGERVLGVQTSLGEIRGDQVVLAAGAWSGELLKSLGLALPVEPVKGQMILYKCASDFLSCMVLAKGRYAIPRRDGHILIGSTLEHEGFDKTPTPSALESLKASAIELIPALAQAEVVGHWAGLRPGSPEGIPYIGPVPGLAGLWLNCGHYRNGLVLAPASCQLFADLMLGREPIIDPAPYAPSGRI is encoded by the coding sequence ATGGCAAAGCAACAGCAAGTGGTGATTGTCGGCGGTGGAGTGATCGGCCTGCTGACCGCGTTCAACCTGGCGTCCGCCGGGCAGCAGGTGGTGCTGCTCGAACGCTCGAATGTCGGCCAGGAATCCTCCTGGGCCGGCGGCGGGATCGTCTCGCCGCTGTACCCCTGGCGCTACAGCCCGGCGGTCACCGCGCTGGCGCATTGGTCGCAGGATTTTTATCCACAGCTGGCCGAACGTCTGTTCGCCACCACCGGTGTCGATCCCGAAGTGCACACCACTGGTCTGTACTGGCTGGACCTCGACGACGAGGCCGAAGCGCTGGCCTGGGCCCGGCGGGAGCAGAGGCCATTGAGCGCTGTGGATATCTCGGTGGCCCATGACGCGGTGCCGGTGCTGGGTGGCGGTTTTTCGCGGGCGATCTACATGGCCGACGTGGCCAACGTGCGCAACCCGCGCCTGGTCAAATCGCTGAAGGCCGCCCTGTCGGCGTTGCCAGCGGTGACCCTTCACGAGCAGTGCGAAGTCAGCGGGTTTATCCGCGAAGGGGAGCGGGTGCTCGGGGTGCAGACCTCACTGGGCGAAATCCGTGGCGATCAGGTGGTGCTGGCGGCAGGGGCCTGGAGCGGCGAATTGCTCAAGAGCCTGGGTCTGGCATTGCCGGTGGAACCGGTCAAAGGCCAGATGATCCTCTACAAGTGCGCGTCGGATTTTCTTTCCTGCATGGTCCTGGCCAAGGGGCGTTACGCGATTCCCCGGCGCGACGGCCACATCTTGATCGGCAGTACCCTGGAGCACGAAGGCTTCGACAAGACTCCGACCCCGTCGGCCCTGGAAAGCCTGAAGGCTTCGGCCATCGAGTTGATCCCGGCGCTGGCGCAGGCCGAGGTGGTGGGTCATTGGGCGGGGTTGCGCCCAGGTTCGCCCGAGGGCATTCCCTATATCGGCCCGGTGCCCGGGCTGGCGGGGCTGTGGTTGAACTGCGGGCACTACCGCAATGGCCTGGTCCTGGCGCCGGCGTCCTGCCAGCTGTTCGCCGACCTGATGCTGGGCCGGGAGCCGATCATCGACCCGGCGCCTTATGCGCCCAGTGGGCGAATTTAA
- a CDS encoding type IV pilin protein, with amino-acid sequence MRRSNQGFTLIEIMIVIAIIGLVVTLSLPSITEYVKKTHRTQIAGLLSEQAQSLERFHSKGGVYSNAPGLSAGNDDYSITPVLADQSFTLTATPKTESMMAGDKCGEFTLSHTGAMGNNNMADGVTSKDCWGR; translated from the coding sequence ATGCGTAGATCCAACCAAGGTTTTACCCTGATCGAAATCATGATCGTGATTGCGATCATCGGGCTCGTCGTCACCCTGAGCCTGCCCAGCATCACCGAGTACGTGAAGAAAACCCATCGCACGCAGATTGCCGGCCTGCTGTCGGAACAGGCGCAGAGCCTTGAGCGGTTTCATTCCAAGGGCGGTGTCTACAGCAACGCTCCGGGCCTCAGCGCCGGCAACGATGACTACAGCATCACGCCAGTCCTGGCCGACCAGAGCTTTACCCTGACCGCGACGCCGAAAACCGAGAGCATGATGGCCGGCGACAAGTGCGGCGAGTTCACCCTTAGCCACACCGGTGCCATGGGCAACAACAATATGGCCGACGGGGTGACCAGCAAAGATTGCTGGGGGCGCTGA
- a CDS encoding pilus assembly protein — MPSIERPGGLLAGALLGLYLSAPAYGFSPAQAPLANAAAVAPNVMLLLDDSQSMNSVVYAPGFDPGLARVPVRPCRMQAGECLAGASPSADSLALSTLSQAGCSSGYVGFYRDHARAQCLKLPDPAGNGRTRYSAAYLAYLLALADGRDRDFTDGSIPVQDRMTLVREAASKLVADNRALRIGLASFNPPAGGDLAPGGRIVLAISDLAPVSDQVSRAQADANYQALLSAIGGLRASAEAPLAETYYEISRYFRGLTPYYNSTPSTYGSPIQYRCQRNYGLVVTDGLPSYDHSFPSREPQGASSLPDWDGVPNDGVNPGGNEEGSSLYLDDIAKLAVDIDMRAAGLDIAGKSWDSAGFAQQHMNTYTIGISAQYPMLLDAANYGRGKFYPVTDRAGLDAALASALGEVSASAAQAGSATAGAAGLASGSSYFQASYDPVDWHGTIRAYGISPAGAVDSTPLWSTDSTLVAAASPGIFQTWNSASRTAVALRHDQLSGAQQAALAQNLPPGITAADLLAWSQGSNRAGLKVRSRLLGDIVNSPLVMAAPTAQDAADLQGDSDYSAYLASKAQGMSPSLLVNANDGLLSLIDPENGRRRYAYMPSSALPLLHHIADPGYVNGERHRFLADGPVAVFDAQLGTAWATLALAGTGAGGKVFYAVQLYGQAGNTPQALWEIAAPEVADNSHPFNDLGYAYARPEVARLADGRWAAFIGNGYGSHSGLAALYVVDIRDGSLIRKIPVDGNGQENGLSSVKVRVDSQNVVQAAYGGDLQGHLWKFDLSGSAPDSWGPAFGGAPLFSAPGGASQPITAQPLLVDHPEGGKLVLFGTGKLSELADKRSKDAQGFYAVWDAPAGTGSITVVDLQAQAITGMFAGSAGSYITSTQADVSYPAEQGWYLPLGEASSGERVINQATLVAGRIVFSTAAVEVGDPCSSAGNGKLVELDAFSGKMQGDAVLDTNGDAVVDGLDTPSSGVIFTGGIPALSAVLNRATRKIVSDSSGGIASLVEKPGGGSRRIMWRQIQ, encoded by the coding sequence ATGCCAAGTATTGAAAGGCCTGGGGGATTGCTGGCTGGTGCTTTGCTGGGTCTCTACCTGAGTGCCCCGGCCTATGGCTTCAGCCCGGCGCAGGCACCTTTGGCGAACGCGGCGGCGGTGGCACCGAATGTGATGCTGCTGCTCGACGATTCGCAGAGCATGAACAGCGTCGTCTATGCCCCGGGCTTTGATCCCGGGCTGGCGCGGGTGCCGGTCAGGCCGTGCCGAATGCAGGCGGGCGAATGCCTGGCCGGAGCCAGTCCGAGCGCGGATTCGCTTGCTCTCTCAACGCTGAGCCAGGCGGGCTGCTCCAGCGGTTATGTCGGTTTCTACCGCGACCATGCCCGGGCACAGTGCCTCAAGCTGCCTGATCCCGCGGGGAACGGCCGCACCCGTTATTCGGCTGCCTATTTGGCTTACCTGCTGGCCCTGGCCGACGGTCGCGATCGGGATTTCACCGATGGCTCGATTCCCGTTCAAGACCGGATGACCCTGGTGCGTGAGGCCGCCAGCAAGCTGGTGGCTGACAACCGCGCGCTGCGCATCGGCCTGGCAAGCTTCAACCCGCCAGCGGGCGGCGATCTGGCGCCGGGTGGGCGTATCGTGCTCGCCATCAGCGATCTGGCACCGGTCAGCGACCAGGTCAGCCGGGCTCAGGCCGACGCTAACTACCAGGCATTGCTGTCCGCCATCGGCGGGCTCAGGGCCTCGGCCGAGGCGCCGCTGGCGGAAACCTATTACGAGATCAGCCGTTATTTTCGGGGGCTGACGCCTTACTACAACAGTACGCCCTCTACCTATGGCAGCCCGATCCAGTATCGCTGCCAGCGCAATTACGGCCTGGTGGTGACCGATGGCCTGCCCAGTTATGACCACAGTTTTCCCTCCCGTGAACCCCAGGGGGCGAGCAGCCTGCCAGATTGGGATGGGGTGCCCAATGACGGCGTTAATCCTGGCGGCAACGAGGAGGGCAGCAGCCTGTATCTGGATGACATCGCCAAGCTGGCGGTGGATATCGACATGCGCGCGGCAGGCCTGGATATCGCGGGGAAAAGCTGGGATTCGGCGGGCTTCGCGCAGCAGCACATGAACACTTACACCATCGGTATCAGCGCGCAGTACCCCATGCTGCTGGATGCGGCGAACTATGGCCGGGGCAAGTTCTACCCGGTGACTGACAGGGCGGGGCTCGACGCCGCACTGGCCTCGGCCCTGGGCGAGGTTTCGGCTTCCGCCGCCCAGGCGGGAAGCGCCACGGCGGGGGCCGCCGGGCTGGCCAGCGGTTCGAGTTATTTCCAGGCGTCTTATGACCCCGTCGATTGGCACGGCACCATCAGGGCGTATGGCATCAGCCCCGCTGGTGCGGTCGACAGTACGCCGCTGTGGAGCACGGACTCGACCCTGGTTGCCGCTGCGTCGCCGGGGATCTTCCAGACTTGGAACAGTGCCTCCCGAACCGCCGTTGCCTTGCGCCATGACCAGTTGTCCGGCGCGCAGCAGGCCGCGCTCGCCCAGAACCTGCCGCCCGGCATCACCGCGGCCGATCTACTGGCCTGGAGCCAGGGGAGTAACCGGGCCGGGCTCAAGGTGCGGAGCCGATTGCTGGGGGACATCGTCAACTCGCCGCTGGTCATGGCGGCGCCGACCGCGCAGGACGCCGCCGACCTGCAGGGCGACAGCGACTACAGCGCCTACCTGGCGAGCAAGGCCCAAGGTATGAGCCCGAGCCTGCTGGTCAACGCCAATGACGGCCTGCTTTCGCTGATCGACCCTGAGAATGGCCGGCGCCGCTACGCCTATATGCCCTCCAGTGCCTTGCCGCTGCTGCATCACATCGCCGACCCCGGCTACGTCAACGGGGAGCGTCACCGGTTTTTGGCCGATGGTCCGGTGGCGGTCTTCGATGCCCAGCTCGGCACGGCCTGGGCAACCCTGGCGCTGGCGGGCACCGGGGCCGGCGGCAAGGTATTTTACGCGGTGCAGCTGTATGGCCAGGCCGGCAATACGCCGCAGGCGCTGTGGGAAATCGCCGCGCCTGAGGTTGCCGATAACAGCCACCCGTTCAATGACCTGGGTTATGCCTACGCCCGTCCGGAAGTGGCACGCTTGGCCGACGGGCGCTGGGCGGCTTTCATCGGCAATGGCTATGGCAGTCATTCCGGACTCGCCGCTCTGTATGTGGTGGATATTCGCGATGGTTCGCTGATCAGGAAAATCCCGGTCGATGGCAATGGGCAGGAGAACGGCTTGTCCTCGGTGAAGGTGCGGGTGGACAGCCAGAATGTGGTCCAGGCGGCCTATGGCGGCGATCTCCAGGGCCATCTGTGGAAGTTCGATTTGAGCGGTTCGGCGCCGGACAGCTGGGGCCCGGCCTTTGGCGGTGCTCCGTTGTTCAGCGCTCCGGGTGGCGCGAGCCAGCCGATCACCGCGCAGCCGTTGCTGGTGGATCATCCCGAGGGCGGCAAGCTGGTGCTGTTCGGCACCGGCAAGCTCAGCGAGCTGGCCGACAAGCGCAGCAAGGATGCCCAGGGTTTCTATGCGGTCTGGGATGCCCCGGCTGGGACGGGCAGCATCACCGTGGTTGACCTGCAGGCGCAAGCGATCACCGGGATGTTTGCCGGCAGCGCGGGCTCCTATATCACCAGCACCCAGGCGGACGTCAGTTATCCGGCCGAGCAGGGCTGGTACCTGCCGCTGGGGGAGGCGTCGAGTGGCGAGCGGGTCATCAATCAGGCCACGCTGGTGGCGGGTCGCATTGTCTTCAGCACCGCCGCTGTCGAGGTGGGCGACCCTTGTTCCAGCGCCGGCAACGGCAAATTGGTCGAGCTGGACGCATTCAGCGGTAAGATGCAGGGCGACGCGGTGCTCGACACCAATGGCGATGCAGTGGTCGATGGTCTGGATACGCCTTCCAGCGGTGTCATCTTTACCGGCGGCATTCCTGCATTGAGCGCTGTGCTTAACCGCGCTACCCGCAAAATCGTCAGCGATTCCAGCGGCGGTATCGCTTCCCTGGTCGAGAAGCCGGGCGGTGGCAGCCGACGCATCATGTGGCGACAAATACAGTAA
- a CDS encoding pilus assembly PilX family protein, whose amino-acid sequence MTSYRTAPGAQRGMALLMSLVFLLLLTLIGISSMQNATLQEKMAGGLWLRNQSFQAAEMALRIGESAVQQDSYVLAACSGGQCAPPGESAAVSAAGHNSHSGVTWIATGNGFYAVQNLGTTLGAVHVPSNTSATLYRVTAVGLAGHSRSVLESIYAKY is encoded by the coding sequence ATGACTTCGTATCGAACGGCTCCCGGGGCGCAGCGCGGCATGGCGCTGCTGATGAGCCTGGTGTTCCTGTTGCTGCTGACCTTGATCGGCATTTCGTCGATGCAGAACGCGACCTTGCAGGAAAAGATGGCCGGCGGCCTGTGGCTGCGCAATCAGTCGTTCCAGGCGGCGGAGATGGCCCTGCGCATCGGTGAGAGCGCGGTGCAGCAGGACAGTTATGTATTGGCGGCCTGTAGCGGCGGCCAGTGCGCGCCCCCCGGCGAGTCCGCGGCTGTCAGCGCCGCGGGCCACAACAGCCATTCGGGCGTGACCTGGATCGCCACCGGTAACGGTTTTTACGCTGTGCAGAACCTCGGTACGACGCTGGGGGCGGTCCATGTGCCGAGCAACACTTCCGCGACCCTGTATCGGGTGACTGCTGTCGGGCTGGCCGGCCACTCGCGCAGCGTGCTGGAGAGCATTTATGCCAAGTATTGA
- a CDS encoding PilW family protein: protein MRRGNSGFGLIEMLVALALSLIVALGVTQIFISAKNTYVSQNVSASLQEDARFVLSKMIQEIRMAGMFGCLQSIADASIAADFAGHAQTPIRWDNVNHRLTLVTADIGDSAGTPTWTVLSDCRNSATAYTGTRKAPSGQQAFAVRRLVYSLKDDQLLMGTGTGSGQAVLVNNVSAFDVSFGIASTATDVAASSYSRDPADPARIRSVRLSLTLSDPQARVRPQTFNVVAALRNRLL from the coding sequence ATGAGACGCGGGAACAGCGGCTTCGGCCTGATCGAAATGCTGGTGGCGCTGGCGTTGAGCCTGATCGTGGCCTTGGGCGTGACGCAGATTTTCATCTCGGCCAAAAACACCTATGTCAGCCAGAACGTATCGGCCAGCCTGCAAGAGGATGCGCGCTTCGTGCTGAGCAAGATGATCCAGGAGATACGCATGGCCGGCATGTTCGGCTGCCTTCAGAGCATCGCCGATGCCAGCATTGCCGCGGACTTCGCCGGCCATGCGCAAACACCGATCCGCTGGGACAACGTCAACCACCGGCTGACGCTGGTCACGGCCGATATCGGCGACAGCGCTGGCACCCCGACCTGGACCGTGCTGAGCGATTGCCGCAATAGCGCCACCGCCTATACCGGTACCCGCAAGGCCCCCTCGGGGCAGCAGGCGTTTGCGGTGCGGCGCCTGGTGTACAGCTTGAAGGACGATCAACTGCTGATGGGCACCGGCACAGGCTCCGGCCAGGCGGTGCTGGTGAACAATGTCAGTGCGTTCGACGTGTCGTTCGGCATCGCCAGCACCGCCACGGATGTCGCGGCCTCCAGCTATAGCCGCGATCCCGCAGACCCGGCACGGATCCGCAGCGTGCGCTTGAGCCTGACCCTGAGCGATCCCCAGGCGCGCGTGCGGCCGCAGACGTTCAATGTGGTGGCCGCCTTGCGCAATCGCCTGTTGTGA
- the pilV gene encoding type IV pilus modification protein PilV: MTGRSVQAGMTLIEVLVAVLILGVGLLGAAAVQLNALRYTDSALMTSQASFIAYDMLDRIRANSAADYTVAAPEAGNFGVVRDQDLYDFKRNVESFGGPTAEGHISLKQGVFTISITWDDARAAHVSAQPAEGSRSFVLSSRVAVDPGSKP, translated from the coding sequence ATGACGGGCAGGAGCGTGCAGGCCGGAATGACGCTGATCGAGGTGCTGGTGGCGGTGCTGATTCTCGGCGTCGGCCTGCTCGGTGCGGCGGCGGTCCAGCTCAATGCCCTGCGCTACACCGACAGTGCATTGATGACCAGCCAGGCCAGCTTCATCGCCTATGACATGCTCGATCGCATCCGCGCCAACAGCGCCGCGGACTACACCGTGGCAGCTCCCGAGGCCGGCAATTTCGGCGTGGTTCGGGACCAGGACCTCTATGACTTCAAGCGCAATGTCGAGAGTTTCGGCGGGCCGACCGCCGAGGGCCATATCAGCCTCAAGCAGGGCGTGTTCACCATCAGCATCACCTGGGACGACGCCCGTGCCGCCCATGTTTCTGCCCAGCCTGCTGAAGGCTCCCGCAGTTTTGTCCTGAGCAGCCGGGTGGCGGTGGATCCGGGGAGCAAGCCATGA
- a CDS encoding GspH/FimT family pseudopilin: MRHRTEGFTLIELLVALAVSAVLLTLVVPAFSQMAQRSKADSDISELLRSLNYARLEAIDSGLPVHLRPAAVDSDWSRGLSIYQGDGPATNVLRVVPAVSRGARLTLTSEFDSIGFNALGGVSAAVPPVMTYVLGEQHRTITLCLNGRIAVNGECK, from the coding sequence ATGCGTCACCGTACAGAAGGTTTCACGCTGATCGAATTACTGGTGGCCCTGGCAGTTTCGGCGGTTTTGTTGACCCTGGTGGTTCCCGCGTTCAGTCAGATGGCGCAGCGCTCAAAGGCCGACAGCGACATCAGCGAACTGCTGCGCAGCTTGAATTACGCGCGTCTGGAGGCGATCGACAGCGGCTTGCCGGTTCACTTGCGCCCGGCCGCGGTCGATTCGGATTGGAGCCGGGGGCTGTCGATTTATCAAGGCGACGGACCGGCGACGAATGTATTGCGGGTTGTTCCCGCGGTCAGTCGCGGCGCCCGGCTGACGCTAACCTCTGAATTCGACAGCATTGGCTTCAACGCGTTGGGCGGTGTATCGGCAGCGGTCCCGCCGGTCATGACTTATGTGCTGGGCGAGCAACACAGGACGATCACGCTGTGCCTGAACGGACGGATAGCGGTAAACGGGGAGTGCAAATGA
- a CDS encoding GspH/FimT family pseudopilin — protein MPQKGFGLIEIIVGLALASLLMLFASTSFGELFQSTRRLDAAQMLASGIRNARTEAILRQQRTVIHGLNDDWSQGWRIILDISGEGSQDSDNPVLLERRGDARVAIVGNRPVEHFVRFSGLGDPQLPSGAFQAGTLHICAADPGTSQHQVVLSRSGRVSLRSDKAAQALCDRQG, from the coding sequence ATGCCGCAGAAGGGTTTCGGCCTGATCGAAATAATCGTGGGCCTGGCGCTTGCCAGCCTGCTGATGCTGTTCGCCAGCACCTCATTCGGGGAGTTGTTCCAGTCGACACGCCGGCTGGATGCCGCACAGATGCTTGCCAGCGGCATTCGCAATGCGCGCACCGAAGCCATCCTGCGTCAGCAGCGAACCGTGATTCACGGGTTGAACGATGACTGGAGCCAAGGCTGGCGGATCATTCTGGATATCAGCGGCGAGGGCTCGCAGGACAGCGATAACCCGGTATTGCTTGAACGCCGGGGGGACGCCCGGGTGGCGATTGTCGGCAATCGCCCGGTGGAGCATTTCGTGCGCTTCAGTGGCCTGGGCGATCCGCAGCTGCCCAGCGGCGCCTTTCAGGCCGGGACGCTGCACATCTGCGCGGCCGATCCGGGAACGAGCCAGCACCAGGTAGTGCTTTCCCGCAGTGGGCGGGTCAGCCTGCGCAGCGACAAGGCCGCGCAGGCGTTATGCGACAGGCAGGGCTGA
- the ispH gene encoding 4-hydroxy-3-methylbut-2-enyl diphosphate reductase, whose translation MQIKLANPRGFCAGVDRAIEIVNRALEVFGPPIYVRHEVVHNKFVVEDLRARGAIFVEELDQVPDDVIVIFSAHGVSQAVRSEAAGRGLKVFDATCPLVTKVHIEVARYSRDGRECILIGHAGHPEVEGTMGQYDAGNGGAIYLVEDEQDVAELQVRNPEKLAFVTQTTLSMDDTSRVIDALRQRFPAIGGPRKDDICYATQNRQDAVKQLADECDVVLVVGSPNSSNSNRLRELAERMATPAYLIDGAEDMQRSWFDGVERIGITAGASAPEVLVRGVIEQLHAWGATGADELAGREENITFSMPKELRVRSLL comes from the coding sequence ATGCAAATCAAACTCGCCAACCCCCGTGGCTTCTGCGCTGGCGTGGACCGCGCGATCGAAATCGTCAATCGCGCCCTGGAGGTCTTCGGGCCGCCGATCTACGTGCGTCATGAAGTGGTGCACAACAAATTTGTCGTCGAAGACCTGCGCGCTCGCGGCGCGATCTTTGTCGAGGAGCTGGACCAGGTGCCGGATGACGTCATCGTGATCTTCAGTGCCCACGGCGTTTCCCAGGCCGTGCGCAGCGAAGCGGCGGGCCGTGGCCTGAAAGTCTTCGATGCGACCTGCCCGCTGGTGACCAAGGTGCATATCGAAGTGGCGCGCTACAGCCGCGACGGTCGCGAATGCATCCTGATCGGCCATGCCGGCCACCCGGAAGTCGAAGGCACCATGGGCCAGTACGACGCCGGTAATGGCGGTGCGATCTACCTGGTGGAAGACGAGCAAGACGTCGCCGAGTTGCAGGTGCGCAATCCTGAAAAGCTGGCGTTCGTTACCCAGACCACCTTGTCGATGGACGACACCAGCCGGGTCATCGATGCCTTGCGCCAGCGTTTCCCGGCGATTGGCGGGCCGCGCAAGGACGACATCTGCTACGCCACGCAGAACCGTCAGGACGCGGTCAAGCAACTGGCCGACGAGTGCGATGTGGTACTGGTGGTGGGCAGCCCGAACAGCTCCAACTCCAACCGCCTGCGTGAACTGGCCGAGCGCATGGCCACTCCGGCATACCTGATCGACGGTGCCGAGGACATGCAACGCAGCTGGTTCGACGGTGTCGAGCGCATCGGCATCACCGCCGGGGCTTCGGCTCCCGAGGTGCTGGTACGGGGCGTGATCGAGCAGTTGCACGCCTGGGGCGCCACCGGCGCCGACGAACTGGCCGGCCGCGAAGAAAACATCACCTTTTCCATGCCCAAAGAGTTGCGCGTTCGCTCCCTGCTCTGA
- the fkpB gene encoding FKBP-type peptidyl-prolyl cis-trans isomerase gives MAEQRIGQNTEVTLHFALRLENGDTVDSTFDKAPATFKVGDGNLLPGFEAALFGFKAGDKRNLTIEPENAFGQPNPQNVQIIPRSQFQDMELSEGLLVIFNDAANTELPGVVKAFDDTQVTVDFNHPLAGKTLTFDVEIIDVKAL, from the coding sequence TTGGCTGAACAACGCATCGGCCAGAACACGGAAGTCACTTTGCATTTCGCATTGCGCCTGGAGAACGGCGACACGGTGGACAGCACCTTCGACAAGGCCCCGGCGACCTTCAAGGTCGGTGATGGCAACCTGTTGCCAGGTTTTGAAGCGGCCCTGTTCGGCTTCAAGGCGGGTGACAAGCGTAACTTGACCATCGAGCCGGAAAACGCCTTTGGCCAGCCGAACCCGCAAAACGTGCAGATCATCCCGCGTTCGCAGTTCCAGGATATGGAGCTGTCCGAAGGCCTGCTGGTGATCTTCAACGATGCGGCGAATACCGAGCTGCCAGGCGTGGTCAAAGCCTTTGATGACACCCAGGTGACGGTTGACTTCAACCATCCGTTGGCCGGTAAAACCTTGACCTTTGATGTCGAGATCATCGACGTTAAAGCGCTTTAA
- the lspA gene encoding signal peptidase II — protein MPNATGRFGRLGWLWLSVLVLVIDQASKLHFESSLSMYQQIVVIPDYFSWTLAYNTGAAFSFLADSSGWQRWLFALIAVVVSAVLVVWLKRLGRNETWLAVALALVLGGALGNLYDRIALGHVIDFILVHWQNRWYFPAFNFADSAISVGAVMLALDMFKSKKTGEAVHD, from the coding sequence ATGCCTAATGCCACGGGCCGTTTCGGCCGTCTGGGCTGGCTGTGGTTGAGCGTGCTGGTCCTGGTCATCGACCAGGCCAGCAAGCTGCACTTCGAAAGCTCGCTGTCGATGTACCAGCAGATCGTGGTGATCCCGGATTACTTCAGCTGGACCCTGGCCTACAACACCGGTGCGGCATTCAGCTTCCTGGCGGACAGCTCGGGCTGGCAGCGTTGGTTGTTCGCCCTGATCGCGGTGGTGGTCAGCGCGGTGCTGGTGGTCTGGCTCAAGCGCCTGGGGCGCAACGAAACCTGGCTGGCGGTCGCCCTGGCACTGGTGCTGGGCGGCGCGCTGGGCAACCTGTATGACCGCATCGCCCTGGGCCATGTGATCGATTTCATCTTGGTGCATTGGCAGAACCGCTGGTATTTCCCAGCGTTCAACTTTGCCGACAGCGCCATCAGCGTGGGTGCGGTGATGCTTGCGCTGGATATGTTCAAAAGCAAGAAAACCGGAGAAGCCGTTCATGACTGA